One window from the genome of Bacillus weihaiensis encodes:
- the galU gene encoding UTP--glucose-1-phosphate uridylyltransferase GalU, which yields MNVKKAIIPAAGLGTRFLPATKAQPKEMLPIVDTPTIQYIIEEAVASGIEDILIVTGRGKRAIEDHFDKTFELEESLERKGKYTQLEEIRKISDMVDIHYIRQKEPKGLGHAIWCARKFIGNDPFAVMLGDDIVVSDPPCLKQLINAFEEKGSSIVGVQEVSREETSKYGVIDIAETNSENSILKVKDLVEKPDPQVAPSNMAIMGRYVLTPEILDILEHIEPGAGNEIQLTDALKKLNEVQDIFGYNFSGRRYDIGDKYGFVQATVEFALQRDDLKGPLRKWLKEIIGD from the coding sequence ATGAATGTAAAAAAGGCTATTATTCCAGCTGCTGGGTTAGGTACAAGGTTTTTACCTGCGACAAAAGCTCAGCCAAAAGAAATGTTGCCAATTGTTGACACACCAACAATTCAATATATTATTGAAGAAGCTGTAGCATCTGGCATTGAGGATATTTTAATAGTAACTGGTAGAGGGAAACGAGCAATAGAAGACCATTTTGATAAGACGTTTGAATTGGAAGAGAGCCTTGAGAGAAAAGGAAAATATACGCAATTAGAAGAAATAAGAAAAATATCTGATATGGTTGATATCCACTATATTAGACAAAAGGAGCCAAAAGGTTTAGGACATGCAATTTGGTGCGCTAGAAAATTCATTGGTAATGACCCTTTTGCTGTGATGCTTGGTGACGATATTGTTGTGTCTGATCCACCGTGTTTAAAACAACTAATCAATGCTTTTGAGGAAAAGGGCTCTTCTATTGTTGGTGTGCAAGAAGTTTCTAGGGAAGAAACATCAAAGTATGGGGTTATAGACATTGCCGAAACGAATAGTGAAAATAGCATACTGAAGGTGAAGGATCTTGTTGAAAAACCTGATCCACAAGTTGCTCCTTCAAATATGGCGATTATGGGTAGGTACGTTCTTACTCCAGAAATATTAGATATTCTAGAGCATATAGAACCTGGCGCGGGGAATGAAATTCAACTTACAGATGCGCTTAAAAAGTTAAATGAGGTACAAGATATCTTTGGATATAATTTCTCTGGTAGAAGATATGATATTGGAGATAAATACGGATTTGTACAGGCTACAGTAGAATTTGCTTTACAAAGAGATGACTTAAAGGGTCCTCTTCGTAAATGGTTGAAGGAAATTATTGGCGATTGA
- a CDS encoding glycosyltransferase family 2 protein, whose protein sequence is MWMEIVLWILIGLSVYIYVGYPILLKFLSIFIKKENQSSQDYRPTVSLFIAAYNEEKVIKEKIENALQLDYPEDLLEIIVVSDDSTDKTNQITQSFSEKYANVHLNIVKGRKGKTAALNKSVHLAKGDVLVFSDANSMYDEDALMALVKHFNDPSIGGVCGELRLLNSTNSSIGESEGAYWKYEKLLKQLETITGTSIVANGSIYALRKELFKPMNPNVGDDMQNPLIIISQGKRFIYEPNAIAREETSTESKEEFNRKVRIVTRSFTGIMHYAYVLNPFRNFDFFYKYMSHKFLRWLVAYYMIAIFLINLFLLDKSPYMVIFILQCAFYVLALMGIKWKTKLTYIPYYFCLVNYAALLGTVRAMSGKRQATWKPTSR, encoded by the coding sequence ATGTGGATGGAAATAGTGCTCTGGATCTTAATAGGGCTATCAGTTTATATTTATGTCGGATATCCAATTTTGTTGAAGTTTTTATCCATTTTTATTAAGAAAGAAAATCAAAGTAGTCAAGACTATAGACCAACAGTGTCCCTCTTTATAGCAGCCTACAACGAGGAAAAAGTAATTAAAGAAAAAATTGAAAATGCATTGCAACTGGACTACCCAGAAGATCTTCTAGAAATAATAGTTGTTTCGGATGATTCTACAGATAAAACGAATCAAATTACACAAAGTTTCTCAGAGAAATATGCTAATGTTCATCTTAATATAGTAAAAGGAAGAAAAGGTAAAACAGCCGCATTGAACAAATCTGTCCATTTGGCTAAGGGGGATGTTTTAGTTTTTTCAGATGCAAACTCAATGTATGATGAAGATGCATTAATGGCACTTGTTAAGCACTTTAATGACCCATCAATTGGAGGAGTTTGTGGAGAGCTTAGATTACTAAATTCGACTAACTCTTCTATAGGAGAATCAGAAGGAGCTTACTGGAAATATGAAAAACTTTTAAAACAACTTGAAACAATAACCGGAACATCAATTGTCGCAAATGGCTCAATATATGCTTTGAGAAAAGAACTATTTAAGCCTATGAATCCCAATGTAGGAGATGATATGCAAAACCCATTAATTATCATTTCTCAGGGAAAACGTTTTATTTACGAGCCTAATGCTATTGCAAGGGAAGAAACGTCTACTGAGTCTAAAGAAGAGTTTAATCGTAAAGTAAGAATCGTTACAAGAAGCTTTACAGGAATTATGCACTATGCATACGTGTTAAATCCTTTTAGAAATTTTGACTTCTTTTATAAATATATGTCGCATAAGTTTCTTAGATGGCTTGTTGCTTATTATATGATTGCAATTTTTTTAATTAACCTTTTCTTGTTAGATAAAAGTCCTTATATGGTTATCTTTATTTTACAATGTGCCTTTTATGTACTAGCACTTATGGGTATTAAATGGAAAACCAAATTGACGTATATCCCCTATTACTTTTGTCTAGTGAACTATGCTGCCTTACTTGGTACAGTTCGTGCGATGTCTGGTAAACGTCAAGCGACATGGAAACCTACTTCAAGGTGA
- a CDS encoding glycosyltransferase family 4 protein, whose amino-acid sequence MDTLVNYIIAFCISLIVTLITTPIVKHIAVKYGFVDKPDHRKVHQSLMPRLGGLAIVFGVIAGFIYLKPQIPNIVPASIGALIILAIGILDDKYTLSAKVKFIGQILAASIVVFSGIDIDFITFPFGDRIELGTLGVILSILWIVGVTNAINLIDGLDGLAGGVSAIAIGSILAMSVLNNQFVIVPLCIILIGSIIGFLYFNFHPAKIFMGDTGALFLGYSIAVISMMGLFKSVTLFSLIIPIIILGIPIFDTFFAIVRRVLNKQRISAPDKSHLHHCLIAMGFSHRKTVLIIYGIGILFGFSAIIFSTSTLWVSLIIIGVLIIVIQLTAEIIGLIGKRKPLINMIKRMSPNTTTTRMREK is encoded by the coding sequence ATGGACACACTAGTAAATTATATTATCGCTTTTTGTATATCACTCATTGTAACACTAATAACCACACCAATTGTTAAACATATTGCTGTAAAATATGGATTTGTAGATAAACCAGACCATAGGAAAGTTCATCAATCATTAATGCCAAGACTAGGCGGATTAGCTATAGTATTTGGTGTAATTGCTGGTTTCATTTACTTAAAGCCACAAATTCCCAACATTGTTCCTGCTAGTATTGGGGCTCTCATAATTTTAGCAATAGGTATCTTGGATGATAAATACACGTTATCTGCTAAGGTGAAATTTATTGGGCAAATCCTTGCAGCAAGTATTGTTGTGTTTTCCGGCATTGATATAGACTTCATTACATTTCCATTTGGAGATAGAATTGAACTAGGTACTCTCGGTGTAATCTTATCAATTTTATGGATTGTTGGTGTAACAAATGCAATTAACTTAATTGATGGATTAGATGGGCTTGCTGGAGGAGTTTCAGCTATAGCTATTGGTTCAATACTTGCAATGTCTGTTCTAAATAATCAATTTGTTATTGTCCCATTATGTATTATATTAATTGGAAGTATTATCGGATTCTTATATTTTAATTTCCATCCAGCTAAAATATTTATGGGTGACACAGGAGCCTTATTCTTAGGTTACTCCATAGCAGTTATCTCAATGATGGGACTATTTAAGAGTGTAACCCTATTTAGTTTAATTATTCCAATTATTATTCTAGGTATTCCAATATTTGATACATTTTTCGCTATTGTTCGACGTGTACTTAACAAACAAAGAATATCAGCACCTGATAAATCCCATTTACATCATTGTTTAATTGCAATGGGATTTAGCCATAGAAAAACTGTACTGATTATATATGGAATCGGAATTCTATTTGGGTTTTCAGCGATTATTTTCTCAACATCTACATTATGGGTTTCATTAATAATAATCGGAGTCCTTATTATAGTTATTCAATTAACAGCAGAAATCATCGGTTTAATAGGGAAAAGAAAGCCACTTATTAATATGATTAAAAGAATGTCACCCAATACTACAACTACTCGAATGCGAGAAAAATAA
- a CDS encoding YigZ family protein, with amino-acid sequence MLSHYYTVKGYGEHEIIIQKSRFICYTERVTTEEEAISFIQQIKKKHHNANHNCSAYLIGENDQIQKANDDGEPTGTAGVPMLEVLKKKGLKDTVVVVTRYFGGIKLGGGGLIRAYGKSVSEGLQAAGIVERRLMRVIKIKVDYTLLGKLENELRNTSTLIKNIHYAEDVIVECYIPIDDESEFHDWIVDLTNSRSNIYRGLDIYIEEEK; translated from the coding sequence ATGCTTTCACATTATTATACCGTAAAAGGCTATGGAGAGCATGAAATTATTATCCAAAAATCACGGTTTATCTGTTACACAGAACGCGTGACTACAGAGGAAGAAGCCATTTCCTTTATTCAACAAATAAAAAAGAAGCATCACAATGCCAATCATAATTGTTCAGCCTACTTAATTGGTGAGAATGACCAGATCCAAAAGGCCAACGATGACGGCGAACCAACAGGTACAGCTGGTGTCCCCATGCTAGAGGTCTTAAAAAAGAAAGGCCTAAAAGACACGGTCGTCGTTGTGACTCGCTATTTCGGTGGGATTAAGCTCGGGGGCGGTGGACTTATCCGCGCATACGGAAAGTCTGTTTCAGAAGGCTTACAGGCTGCAGGGATCGTTGAAAGAAGGTTAATGCGTGTGATTAAAATTAAAGTTGATTACACTCTATTAGGTAAATTGGAAAATGAGTTAAGAAATACATCCACATTAATTAAAAATATCCATTATGCAGAGGATGTAATAGTGGAATGCTATATACCAATTGATGATGAGAGTGAATTTCATGATTGGATAGTGGACTTAACAAATAGTAGAAGTAATATTTATAGAGGTTTGGATATCTATATCGAAGAGGAAAAGTAA
- a CDS encoding sensor histidine kinase: protein MNSNKKMDSKILDEVLDKMINTVDGSKDEIFQIGEQSRQQYESLVEELKEIKFQVGKVIEDGDKLEAHARFARNRLSQVSKHFREFSEDEIRDAYEKAHKLQTEHSMLQQHEKQLRDRRDELERRLLGLQEIISRSEALVSQITVVLNYLNRDLRQVGILLEDAQKKQDFGLRIIEAQEEERKRVSREIHDGPAQMLANVMMRSELVERIFKERGAEEGFKEIRNLKKNVRNALYEVRRIIYDLRPMALDDLGLIPTLRKYMNTIEEYNGNTKIHFQSMGDTVETRLPSRFEVALFRLAQEAVTNALKHAEATEINVKVEITKEMITLVVKDNGKGFNIKKKVGNKDKKSFGLIGMKERIDLLDGKITIDSKEGLGIFIMFQVPNQQ, encoded by the coding sequence ATGAACTCCAATAAAAAAATGGATAGCAAAATACTTGATGAAGTTTTAGATAAAATGATAAATACGGTGGATGGTAGTAAGGACGAGATTTTTCAAATTGGTGAGCAATCACGTCAACAGTATGAATCACTTGTTGAAGAGTTAAAGGAAATTAAGTTTCAAGTTGGCAAGGTTATTGAGGATGGAGACAAGCTTGAGGCACATGCACGATTTGCTCGAAACCGTCTGTCGCAGGTTAGTAAGCATTTTAGAGAATTCTCTGAGGATGAAATTCGAGATGCTTATGAGAAAGCACATAAGCTTCAAACCGAACATTCGATGCTACAGCAGCACGAAAAGCAATTACGTGACCGTCGAGATGAATTAGAGCGTAGGTTATTAGGGCTGCAAGAAATCATCTCTCGTTCAGAGGCACTCGTTAGCCAAATTACGGTTGTGCTTAATTATTTAAATAGAGATTTACGACAGGTTGGAATACTTTTAGAGGATGCACAGAAGAAACAGGATTTTGGTTTGCGGATTATAGAGGCACAAGAAGAGGAGCGAAAGCGTGTATCACGTGAAATTCACGATGGTCCTGCACAGATGCTTGCCAATGTGATGATGCGCTCAGAGCTAGTTGAACGGATATTTAAGGAACGAGGGGCTGAAGAAGGTTTTAAGGAAATTCGTAATTTGAAGAAAAATGTACGAAATGCATTATACGAGGTTCGAAGAATTATTTATGACTTAAGACCAATGGCATTAGATGACTTAGGTCTGATCCCTACCCTCAGAAAATATATGAATACAATCGAAGAATATAATGGAAATACGAAAATTCATTTTCAAAGTATGGGAGATACGGTAGAAACCAGATTGCCTTCACGATTTGAAGTCGCGCTTTTTCGCTTAGCGCAGGAGGCAGTTACAAATGCCTTGAAGCATGCGGAAGCAACGGAAATTAACGTAAAGGTCGAAATTACAAAAGAAATGATCACATTAGTTGTGAAAGATAATGGAAAAGGGTTTAACATTAAGAAAAAAGTGGGTAATAAGGATAAGAAATCTTTTGGACTCATTGGTATGAAAGAACGAATAGATCTTCTAGATGGGAAAATAACAATAGATTCTAAAGAGGGATTAGGGATTTTTATCATGTTTCAGGTGCCTAATCAGCAATAA
- a CDS encoding response regulator: protein MKTKIVIIDDHQLFREGVKRILDFEPSFEVVAEGDDGEDALEIVESHKPDVVIMDINMPNMNGVEATKQLIEANEDTKVIILSIHDDENYVTHALKTGARGYLLKEMDADTLIEAVKVVADGGSYLHPKVTHNLVNEFRRLATSSGQATPTQPLQPEIRRPLHILTRRECEVLQMLADGKSNRGIGEALFISEKTVKNHVSNILQKMNVNDRTQAVVFSIKNGWVEVK, encoded by the coding sequence ATGAAAACAAAAATCGTAATTATTGATGACCATCAATTGTTCCGTGAAGGTGTAAAACGCATCTTAGACTTTGAGCCAAGCTTCGAGGTTGTTGCGGAAGGTGATGATGGTGAAGATGCATTAGAAATAGTTGAATCACATAAGCCTGATGTTGTGATTATGGATATTAATATGCCAAACATGAATGGCGTAGAAGCAACAAAGCAGTTAATAGAAGCTAATGAGGATACAAAGGTCATTATTTTGTCCATCCATGATGATGAAAACTATGTTACACATGCGTTGAAAACAGGTGCTAGAGGCTACTTGTTAAAAGAAATGGATGCTGACACACTAATTGAAGCAGTAAAGGTTGTCGCAGACGGAGGCTCTTATTTACATCCGAAGGTCACACATAACCTTGTGAATGAGTTTAGAAGATTGGCAACGTCAAGTGGACAAGCTACCCCTACGCAACCACTACAGCCAGAAATTCGTCGCCCATTACATATTTTAACTCGTCGTGAATGCGAGGTTCTACAAATGCTAGCAGATGGAAAAAGCAACCGTGGGATCGGTGAGGCTTTATTCATTAGTGAAAAAACAGTTAAAAACCATGTGAGTAACATTTTACAAAAAATGAACGTAAACGACCGAACTCAAGCTGTTGTGTTTTCCATTAAAAATGGCTGGGTTGAAGTAAAATAA
- a CDS encoding DegV family protein produces the protein MKTAILTDSTAYIPKQIREQYNIHMIPLSVIFGSETYQEEVEITAEEFFAEMKQHQELPTTSQPPVGEFVELFEALSKEYDAVISIHLSSGISGTYNGALTAGTMVEGIKVYPFDSEISCMVQGFYALEAAELAEDGAEPEKIMERLNEMKRSMRAYFMVDDLTNLQRGGRLSGAQALIGSLLQVKPILHFVDKVIVPFEKIRTKKKALNRVYELFHEDASQEIPMRAVIIHANRPDEVEGIKRDLEQKYPHVEFMISYFGPVIGTHLGEGAIGLGWYKK, from the coding sequence ATGAAAACGGCTATTTTAACAGATAGTACAGCCTATATTCCTAAACAAATACGCGAACAATACAACATACATATGATTCCCCTCAGTGTTATCTTTGGAAGTGAGACTTACCAAGAGGAGGTTGAGATTACAGCGGAGGAGTTTTTTGCTGAAATGAAGCAACATCAAGAGCTCCCAACTACTTCTCAACCACCAGTTGGGGAATTTGTCGAGCTTTTTGAAGCATTGTCAAAGGAGTATGATGCAGTGATTTCCATTCATCTTTCGAGTGGGATTAGTGGTACATATAATGGTGCGCTAACAGCTGGGACAATGGTAGAGGGGATTAAGGTGTACCCATTTGATTCTGAAATCAGCTGTATGGTTCAGGGGTTTTATGCACTTGAGGCAGCGGAATTAGCAGAAGACGGTGCAGAACCAGAAAAGATTATGGAGCGGTTAAATGAGATGAAGCGATCTATGCGTGCTTATTTTATGGTGGATGACTTAACAAACCTACAGCGCGGTGGCCGTCTAAGTGGTGCTCAAGCGCTAATTGGTAGTCTACTTCAAGTAAAACCAATTCTTCACTTTGTCGACAAAGTAATCGTGCCTTTTGAAAAAATTCGCACTAAGAAAAAAGCTCTTAATCGAGTGTATGAATTGTTTCATGAAGACGCCAGTCAAGAAATTCCGATGCGAGCAGTGATTATTCATGCTAATCGTCCCGACGAAGTTGAAGGCATAAAAAGAGATTTAGAGCAAAAATACCCTCATGTCGAATTTATGATTAGTTATTTTGGTCCAGTTATCGGTACACATCTAGGTGAAGGGGCTATTGGACTAGGTTGGTATAAGAAATAA
- a CDS encoding Myb-like DNA-binding domain-containing protein has product MDTTSTRTRYTTKEESKRTYRHWTTLEDRKLLQLRNNGMKFRLIAKELQRTPISVEKRYRKILQNQWGES; this is encoded by the coding sequence ATGGACACTACTTCCACCCGCACTCGCTATACTACAAAGGAAGAATCAAAGCGTACATATCGTCATTGGACAACCTTAGAAGACCGTAAATTACTGCAATTAAGAAACAATGGAATGAAATTTCGCTTAATCGCAAAGGAACTTCAACGAACACCAATTAGTGTTGAAAAACGCTACCGCAAAATCCTTCAAAATCAATGGGGTGAATCATGA
- a CDS encoding DEAD/DEAH box helicase translates to MRFILKDQCLSPTFLHQEGLPFSRIEALPHISTNYQFNHLPQLQSFLSGKELLLSEIPFPVDIIHTHYENGCIQLNYGITKKQKTKCCHRCGNQDEHLFASFDCAKCGEKDCTYCRKCIMMGRVSECTPLYYWSGPEEKSSSQTVFTWEGTLSPGQMQASEKVVSTIKENKEILVWAVCGAGKTEVLFEGIYQALKDHKRVCIATPRTDVVLELAPRLKKVFPETSISALYGGSDDKAKPATLVISTTHQLLRFKEAFDVIIVDEVDAFPYTADQSLQFAVQKSRKKQSSLIYLTATPSQTWKKEVALNRRPFVKIPARYHGHPLPVPEFHWCGNWKKQLTKNQVPAKVIDWLKERLGNDKQAFLFVPSIQVIDQVVTICQKLDSRILGVHAEDPERRQKVTAFRNKEIPIIVTSTILERGVTIPNSDVAILGSEEEIFTESALVQISGRVGRSAAYPTGVIRFFHFGKTKAMIDAKRHICQMNEEAMNNDYITIKR, encoded by the coding sequence ATGAGATTTATCTTAAAGGATCAATGTTTATCTCCAACATTCCTACATCAAGAGGGCTTACCTTTTTCTCGAATTGAAGCCTTACCTCACATATCGACCAATTATCAATTCAATCATTTACCACAACTTCAATCATTTTTATCAGGAAAGGAATTACTCTTATCTGAAATTCCTTTTCCGGTAGATATTATTCATACTCACTACGAAAATGGCTGTATTCAACTCAATTACGGAATAACCAAAAAGCAAAAGACGAAATGCTGTCATCGTTGTGGAAATCAAGATGAACATCTATTCGCATCCTTTGACTGTGCTAAATGTGGAGAGAAGGACTGCACCTACTGTCGGAAATGCATAATGATGGGCAGAGTTAGTGAATGCACGCCGCTTTATTACTGGAGTGGACCCGAAGAGAAATCCTCTTCACAAACCGTCTTTACCTGGGAAGGAACCTTGTCACCAGGTCAAATGCAGGCCTCCGAAAAAGTGGTCAGCACAATAAAAGAAAACAAAGAAATATTAGTATGGGCTGTATGTGGTGCAGGGAAAACAGAGGTTCTTTTCGAAGGGATTTACCAAGCGTTGAAGGATCATAAACGTGTGTGTATTGCTACACCGAGAACCGACGTTGTGCTAGAACTTGCCCCTAGGTTAAAAAAAGTGTTTCCAGAAACGAGTATTAGTGCTTTATATGGTGGAAGCGATGATAAAGCCAAGCCAGCGACTCTCGTCATTTCCACAACACATCAGCTTCTTCGTTTTAAAGAAGCCTTTGACGTTATCATCGTTGACGAAGTAGACGCCTTTCCATACACCGCAGATCAATCTCTTCAATTTGCTGTTCAAAAATCACGAAAAAAACAAAGCTCACTTATATACTTAACGGCTACACCTTCACAAACGTGGAAAAAAGAAGTTGCTCTAAACAGGCGACCATTTGTAAAGATACCAGCTCGGTACCATGGACACCCTCTGCCTGTACCAGAGTTTCACTGGTGTGGTAATTGGAAAAAGCAGTTAACAAAGAATCAAGTACCAGCAAAGGTTATCGACTGGCTTAAGGAAAGACTAGGAAATGATAAACAAGCCTTTTTATTTGTGCCTTCTATTCAAGTAATTGATCAGGTCGTAACAATTTGCCAAAAGCTTGATTCAAGAATTCTAGGGGTGCATGCTGAAGATCCAGAAAGGAGGCAAAAGGTAACCGCCTTTCGAAATAAAGAAATTCCGATTATTGTTACCTCAACCATTTTGGAACGGGGTGTTACGATTCCAAATAGCGACGTTGCTATTTTGGGAAGTGAAGAAGAAATTTTTACAGAGAGTGCACTTGTCCAAATTTCAGGGAGAGTAGGAAGAAGTGCAGCCTATCCAACCGGAGTCATAAGGTTCTTTCATTTTGGCAAAACAAAAGCGATGATAGATGCCAAAAGACATATCTGTCAGATGAATGAAGAGGCAATGAATAATGACTATATTACCATAAAAAGGTAA
- a CDS encoding late competence development ComFB family protein, with product MVTNAMERIINDLLDEYKNRLSLTCTCNECLDDILALTLNGIKPRYVTNPDKVMYVKAEYFDKQQMTSLLVRLAECAKFVSDHPTCKTQTKEHDPYSLPNLS from the coding sequence ATGGTAACGAATGCCATGGAGCGTATAATAAATGATTTATTAGATGAATATAAAAATCGTCTTTCTTTAACCTGTACCTGTAACGAATGCTTAGATGATATTCTAGCTCTTACCTTAAATGGAATTAAGCCTAGATATGTTACAAATCCTGATAAAGTGATGTACGTGAAAGCGGAATATTTCGATAAGCAACAAATGACCTCTCTCTTAGTGAGACTAGCTGAATGTGCCAAATTTGTTTCAGATCACCCGACGTGTAAAACACAAACAAAGGAGCATGATCCTTATTCATTGCCTAATTTGTCATGA
- a CDS encoding ComF family protein, whose protein sequence is MKWNDHPVWKQQLDKNISIYSYTDFMKEVLAAFKFRGDAELVTIFHKEFMDMYQRRYEKEKLDYAVPIPLSMERLYDRGFNQSQLLANCLPLPQVDILKRIHLEKQSKKTRQQRIAAENMFSIKDPALIRDKKVLLVDDLYTTGTTLRHAAKVLNENGAKLVFSLTLIRS, encoded by the coding sequence ATGAAATGGAATGATCATCCCGTTTGGAAGCAACAGCTTGATAAAAACATTTCTATTTATTCGTATACGGATTTTATGAAAGAGGTACTTGCAGCCTTTAAATTTCGAGGTGATGCAGAGCTTGTCACTATTTTTCATAAAGAATTTATGGACATGTATCAAAGAAGGTACGAAAAAGAAAAGCTAGATTATGCTGTCCCGATCCCTCTTAGTATGGAGAGACTTTACGATCGAGGCTTTAATCAGTCTCAATTATTAGCAAATTGTCTTCCACTCCCACAAGTTGATATCCTCAAGCGAATTCATCTAGAAAAGCAATCCAAAAAAACAAGACAACAACGAATAGCAGCAGAAAATATGTTTTCTATTAAAGATCCAGCGTTAATTAGAGATAAGAAGGTTCTCTTGGTTGATGATTTATACACAACGGGAACCACCCTACGACATGCGGCAAAAGTGTTGAATGAAAATGGGGCTAAGCTCGTGTTTTCCCTAACGTTAATTCGTAGCTAA
- a CDS encoding TIGR03826 family flagellar region protein: protein MGELANCPKCNALFVQTQFRTVCDACYKLEEKKYEIVYQFLRKRENRKAMLHEVVEATEVDQELILKFIRQGRIQLSNFPNLGYPCEKCGKVIREERLCESCKKDIHKQLDQIEQEQLISERNRVQEGKTTYYSQSPKK from the coding sequence ATGGGAGAATTAGCGAATTGTCCGAAATGTAATGCATTATTTGTCCAAACACAATTTAGAACCGTTTGTGACGCTTGCTATAAACTAGAAGAAAAAAAGTACGAAATCGTTTATCAATTTTTGCGTAAACGTGAAAATCGTAAGGCTATGCTTCACGAGGTTGTTGAAGCTACAGAAGTAGATCAAGAGCTTATCTTAAAATTCATCCGTCAAGGTAGAATTCAGCTCTCCAATTTTCCTAATCTAGGATATCCATGTGAAAAGTGCGGGAAAGTGATTAGAGAGGAACGACTATGTGAAAGCTGTAAAAAGGACATTCACAAGCAATTAGATCAAATAGAGCAGGAACAATTGATTAGTGAGCGTAATAGAGTACAGGAAGGAAAAACTACTTATTACTCACAAAGTCCTAAAAAATAA